In Anolis carolinensis isolate JA03-04 chromosome 4, rAnoCar3.1.pri, whole genome shotgun sequence, the genomic window TTATCTCTCAATATAAGTCTGCAAAACTTGAGGGGGGTAATACTATAAGGGATGCACAAAGGTGCTCTGGTTTGACTCTCAAATAATATTTGGGTCTCTTGCTGAAGTGCATTAGGAAGCCAAAGTTGTTTAAATCTTCTGCACATGCGCGTGCAAGCGCGTGCATGcacgcgcgcgcgcgcacacacacacactcactcatgAAACTGGAGAAATCATAGCCCCTTTGGAAGTTTCTCCAAGGGATTTGAGGCTAACCACTTTCAAGGTCTACTTTCttcaaaatatgaaataaaaatgatttaaaagacATACTCAGCCCTCTAACTATCCACAAGGCAATCCTTCCATGTGGCCACAAGTCTTCCCCCTATCCCAGCATTGGAGGCACCGTTCCAGtgcatttctgggagtggaaggccaaaacatctggggacccacaggttgagaaccactgctttagaagtaTCTTCAGACTTTAGAGTTCAAACAATGGACAGAAGTCAAATACTGCACTAAGAGGCAGCATGTTGGGCACTGGGTTGGTAAACCACAATTAAAAGAGATGAAGAGACATTGGCACAGAAATCTACTCCTGCAAGTCCAGGCTAGTACATGAGCAAAAACTTGCACAAGACGGCATACATTTCAGTGATCTCACACCATCCCTTTCCTAAGTACTTAGATTATAGTGTTGTAATTTTTAAGCCAGACTGGCAGGTACAGCTCTCTCTGAGTAACAACTAACTCAGTtctgtcatccccccccccccccaaaatatggCATTGCTAGAGACACAGTGGATGGCTTTACActtctataaaggtaaaggttttcccctgacgttaagtccagtcgtgaccaactctgggggttggtgctcatctccatttctaagccaaagagccagcgttgtccgtagacacctccaaggtcatgtggctggcatgactgcatggagtgccgttaccttcctgccggagctgtacctattgatctactcacatttgcatgttttcgaactgctaggttggcagaagctggggctaatagcaggcgctcattccactcccgggatttgaacctgggaccttttggtctgcaagttcagcagctcagcactttaacacactgtgctacctcTATAGATTGGTTCAAATAATCATGCTGATCCTCTTCAGATCTGGACAAGCTTATTTGGATCCCATACAAATGAATCGGTTTCAGTGGGTTTGGGATTTGTGATGGGTCTGCACAGTCAAAGTAATTAACATAGTATATATTTATCTTTACAAATATGTCTAATACTGTATTTCAGACACACTAGTGAGAAAAGTTGTTCGTTTATTTCACTACCAATAATTGTATTGTTTCATCTCTCACACTCTATATGAATCTCCCTGTGTCCTTAAGGACCTGAAAAATACCATATAATTttatcttttctttaaaaaaaactaccatTATTTTGTTATGCATAACTCTTTTTGGGAAAGAGACTGTATCCTATCAGATATTAGGATTTATTTAATATAGCAATATGTCTATAGCAAAGAATCAATTCAGACTATCTTCTCTCTCTTTAAAGAGATCTCAGATGTATCCCCAATCATTACAAATTCATTTGCTTCTTCAGTAATTGCTGTGGAAGACATTCAATGCAGGATGAGAGAATTATATAGATAAAAATGTGTGGGAATTTAATTGAATGTGAATACTACCCCTCTGCTGTATTAAATAATTTAATCTAGCAAGACTTTCCCCCAACgagaatattttgttttattatatgttGATCTGTATGTTTACGATTTCTATCAAATTTATCTGATTTTATCTTTGATAAACCTTTTATTTGTCACAGGAGGTGTTGGTCTCATGTGCCTAGTTTTAGCCTTCTGTAACAGGAAGCTTCGGTACGGCAAAGCAAATGAACATTCGTCAGAAAACTGTTGTTGCAGAACCTTAGATGAATCCCAATGTGGTCATGAGCCAAGAAATTACCTCACTAAGGGATGCTATAACTGCCACTTAACTCAGGAAAAAGACATAAAGGTCATGTCCATGTTGGGGTCTGGCAGGGAAATGCCACTTTTACAGGAAAATGGCCATCAAGAAACAGTAAAGGCAGTATCTAAGTGCACAGACCTAAAAGTGCCATTCAGAAGCACCGAGAAGCAGAATGAACAGATGAAAAATGACCATTTCTTGTGCTTTAACTGTAGACTGCAACAATCCTATCCTCAAGAATCCGCTGGGAATATCGCTAAGAGTAATGAAATTATCGTACCACACCAAAAGCATGTCCAAATAAGAAATGTTAGAAGCCCAGAAAACACTGGGCATTGGGAAGAAGACTCACTCATTACAAGTTTAAAATACTATCCAAAAGTTAAACAAGGTAAGTTCTTTTTCTGGGAGGAACAATGGAATATTTCTTTAGTTGTAATATTCTTTCtccatttcttctttcttctaaGAGTTCATCatagaagaaaagaaagatcaTTGTTCTAATAACAGAGGAAGGAAACTCACATAGGAAGGGACACAGATGTAACAAATTCTAATATGGTGGTCCCTGTGAAGTGGGGACCCCTGATATGAGAGATAGGCATAGTTTAAACTTATTACATATGTTTCTCCTGGTATCAAATATTCTACAGCAGTGTATGATAATACATGTCATATAAAAAGCAGCTGACTGTAAGGACACTTCCTAAGGTTGAGGTCTTGTgcggtttctgggctgtatggccgggTTTTAGCAGCGTTTTCACCTGACGCTTTGCCtctatctgtggctggcatcgtcAGAGGCAtcttccatacagcctggaaagtggaaaccacacaacaccccagtgattctgactgtgaaagcctccgacaatacATTTCCTAAGGTCGTGGGTTCATGTTAGTATCCAAATAGAATATTAAGTTGTAAGACTTGATGCTTGAAACAAATTCTGTGGCAGATAGAAATGTCATTGAACTGTACTGAAAAGAGATGGGATGCAATGAGGTGTTTCAGGCACAGTTTGTCAAAAGAGAATTGTGGAAGATTTTGTTTAGAATGCAAGAGACATCAGAAAGGAAGAGTCTTCTGTTTACTGAAGGTGTAATTAGAAGAGATCGAAAAAACAGAACtacaaaaaatatggaaaagggaAAGCCATACAAGAATGAATGATGAGAGCTGTAATGGGAGTCAAAAAAGGATGAACTGCTGTTTGAGCCAACTTCTACCACTTttagcacatacagtagagtctcatccaacataaacagaccggcagaatgttggataagtgaatatgttggataataagtagggattaagaaaaagcctattaaacatcaaattaggttatgattttacaaattaagcaccaaaacatcatgttatgcaacaaattcgacagaaaaagtagttcattacgcagtaatgctatgtagtaattactgtatttacaaatatcacaatgtattgaaaacattgactacaaaaatgtgttggataatccagaacgttggataagcgagtgttggataagtgagactctactgtatttagaagagGTGCTCCCTAAAAGGTAGAATTTATGAATGTGAATTCTGTTTTTTGCCTTCAACATGCTTTGTTTTGCTGCTGGCCCTGGGAAGGAAATCATGTGCTTAATTTGCATGTCTGACTGCTGACAAATATATCTTTCAGATAATCCCACTAGGAGAAGAATCATTAGCTTTAACTCTTAATATTTAGTTTCATCCTTTGATAATATCAAGTTTGTCATTATATTTGAGGAGGCCAATTTATGTGGAGATGTGAAAGAGGAAGCCCAGTTGTGGCATATCAAGAGGAGAATTGAAAGACCAATAGTAGGGGGATAAACAGTAAGAAAGGGAATTGGAGAATAGTCAGACTGATAGTACGTTGTCTGAATGAGTAGAGGTGGACTAGATTGGTGGGACATTGGAGTACCTATGGACTATCTGTGGAATGTTATTATTTTAGCATAATAAAAGTAATACCTAAGAGTCAAGAAAGGACCAACTAAACTAGTATCCAGCAGTAATCATATTAATAGTTATTTTGTGTAGCTACAAATGTATCATATACAATAGATCTGATCAAAAGCAAACATTTCTTAGTTTTAGACTTTCTTCATTTCATCTCAAATGTGGTCATTACTAGTGATACCACTTTGTAAAACAGGTATTTAGCTTGGTGCGTTATATTTTCCTATAAGTAGGGGAGACTCTTTGGAGATGTGGGGGCACTATTTGTTGTTGCTTTTCCAAATTCCCATTTAGTAAATGTAAAAGAACTGTCTCTCTATGCCCTAAATTGTATCACTTGCTGTTTAGCAGGAATCAGAAGTGACACATTTTGTAGAAGATGTTCAAGGCCTCCATGCATTTTCTTGAGAGAGAGTATTGGAAAACATTTCAGAAATGAACCTTGTCAGTATCTGTTCAAAACTGAAGACAATGGCCACTTAAATTCTCTTTGCCAAAGGGGCCTTTTAGCAGCCTTACCTTCAGCAACCAACTCACCAGAAGAGTCAGAGGAATGCACCATGCAAGCCAAATTAGAAGGCCATTCTTCCCGACAGAATGATCAATGTGGATTGTTAGCAAGGAACAAAAGTATTTCTCCACAGCTAGACAACTTCCTTATCTGTAAATACACAGACTGTGATAAATTCCAAGACTACCTAACAGCAGGGAAAGAAAACCAGGGCAAAAATTTAAGATTGGAGAAGGAACAGAGTGAAGTTAAGAGAAGAAGAGCAGTAGCTTGCTTTACAAATGATGAAGAGGTACCATTATCACCAGCAATGAAGAGAATGTATCAGCCCAAGTGTGTTAGCTTTTATGTACCTGACCAGGTAACAGTAAAGAGAGAGGATGTGAAAACTAGAGGTTTAAATGAAAAGAGATCCCTTGAGGACAAGCCACAGCACAAGAGCATCCAAAGAAGCCCATCCACTACATTGGAAAGGAGATTGTTGAACAATTCAGAAGCAAAGGATAAAGGAAGGCAATCATTTCCCACCCCACTGGTCCCCGAGGAAAAAGAAGCTGAATTCACTTTGAAGCATAAAAGGAAAACTAAAGGACAGGATTCTTTAATGGTGAAGTTAAATTTACATCCTTTTAGAAAAGCGAGGATTCACCCTGAAGAACCTATCAAAGAAAACACAGATGAATGTCCACACTGTCAACATTTACAATTGCCACATATTTCAAAGAAGGAAGAagcaaacaagaaaagaaaaagaaaatcagacCACTCTGTGGCGTCCCTAGAAATATCAGGAAACAGCAAGCAGATTATTTATTCTGCAGTAGCTGCTGGGGAAATGGCTGGAAAAACAGACGAGAATGCAGTTGCATCCATCTCTGATCCTCATTCAAAGAATATTTCTGCCATGAAAATTACTGAAGGCACCTCGtcatccaagcattcacaaaCTCTAAGTTGCGGCAGTAGGTCACCTACATTCTCACCAAATGGAACTTCAGGGATGACTGTTTCCATTACTGCTCTTTCATCCAACCATTCACCAAATATTTCACAGAATGCAGCAAATAATATTCCCACTTCAGTGAATTCTAAAAAGGAAGATGCTATAGAAACTGAAGTCATGCCCTTTCATCAGAATGAAGCAAAGGAAGAAGACTGTAGtttttcttcatctctttttAGCCTAGCAGAAAATTGTGGCTTCCAAAATTCCGGCAATGAAGATAATTTGAAACCCCAAGAAATTGTTGATAATGTTGTGCAAAACATGAACCTAGAACAATTAAACCAGGAACAATTAAAAAGACAAGATGAAAGCCTGACTGTGAAAGATGAAATGGAAGGACACAAAAGAACTGGAGAGTCTGAACCCCTGAAAGGAGATTTAGTTAACAGGGCATCTCATAGCTCTGGAGAaaaaacaccatcaaatggacaTTGGGTTTCACTTTCTAGGGAAGAGGATAAAAGCAGAGTAAACCCTCCAGTTCATGTGAGCAGTGCAATTTTTAATTTCCAAGCAAATGAGTTCTTAACCAACAGAGAAGAAATTAAAATACTACATAGAGATAAAGACATGGAAGAATGTGGAACAAAGGAGCTGAAAACAGctttcaaatcagaaaatgttgAATTGACTAAAATGTTCGTTCCTAATACATCAGTGGACCCTCTAGGTCTGGaaaaagaacttctaactgaaaatgagtgggaaaataataaatataacacatTACTTCAAAACACTGTCAAAGTGACCATTATCTCTAACAAATCAAGTGTCCCCAGTTCTCCTGAAACTAGAAACACCCATATGGACAATAATGTCAATCCTGAAATGAAAAATAATGTGTGCATAGTTAACAAGAAGAATTTGCAAGAAGTTCCAGACAATCAACTTGATGAAGGTATCAGCAAATATAAAGAAGGTAAAATGCCACCAGCAACATGTCAGGAGGATTCTTTGTTACCACAGTTTAAGGATGTCAGTTATGAGGAACAAAATGAGACATCTCTACTCACTTGCAATACAAATAAAGCTGAAGTCTCTATTCCCCAGCCTACACTGTCTACCACATATACTGATTATGATAAAGAATCACCTTTACAGATGGAACAAAGGAaagcaaatatttcaaataatacTCATCCCTCTTTAGTTCTCTTCAAAGACAAAAAGCCCTTTTCAATATGAAAATCCAGGCTTTTTAACCAGAATAGAAAATTTCAAGAAGGGAGAGTAATGTTTAATGGTGAATGTTAAAACGGAATTCAGAAGAAAGAGGATGTGTGACGAATACTTAGTAGAACTGTGGATATATATTACTGTTAAGAAGCTAtgtaaaatgttttcaaattacaTGTACTCATTTAAATGGACTACATGTAGGGCTGATATAGCTAAATGTTAACCATCAATTAGATAGATCAGGACAGCCAAAACTGTAACAGACAGAATGATGGTGCATGCAAAAATGGTGTAAGTTTTCTGGGGTAAATATTATTATGGAAAATTATttgtcccctccccccaaaccggAGGGTTACATTCAGATTTGAGGAAAATGTTGCCCACCACTCCATACCACTAAATCTGAATTTGCAAGACATTTGGATATCATAAGCCTGGGGCTATTTCTTCATCAAAAGGCATGACCGCTGACCAATGTGATTGGGTAATTTTGCGAACTGTATCGctgcaacttttccaagctctgatgctTCTAGAGCTTGGACAGTCATTGTTCAGAAACTTAAATACACATTGTGATAAAAAAGGGCACAATCCATAAGAAAAATGACAGGGCTCCAGAGTATTATTAGGAACTTCTCTAATCTTACATGTATGTGATCATGTGATTGCATAATAAAAGCCTTATCTGAAAGTACTCCTAGATATCTTCTCCTAATGATTGCCACCCAGTGTTTCCTGAGATGACATGTTCTACAATGAACTGtatctttaaaaaagagaaaataacatACTCTTGCAGGAATTGCTTACCTAGTGTGAACAGGGAAACATCTGTAGTGTATTACAAAGTGAATATTTCCTCAAAGAACCACCTTGGAAAAATTGTTTAGAATACCTTTACAAGTGAGTTTGTGGTCATGAGTATGAAATCTAGATTAAAATGTTGAGTGGAAGTTTGATCGAAGAGTTCTTTAGTCTGATCTTTCTGGGATCAGAAAAAAGGATGGAATTTTGTATGTTAGTCTAGAGATGGGAGAGGAGGAACAAAAACATTGttcaaatgtgtatgtatgtatatagtgGTTACTATGACTAAGGATCATGTCTTCACCATTAACAAAATGATGCTCTGTGGAGAATGAGAAGACTAACTGACTTGTTTACCACAATGGGCTGTTGAACAGTGGAAAGCTGCCTTCATACTTGGCCTATGCCTGAGTTAACCTGCTTTGTTCAGCTAGAAGAAGTGCAAAAGGTAGCATCATTGCTATGGGAACCTGCTTTTTGTTTCCTTGAACATTCTTCCCTATTATGTGCAAGCTAGGCAgggcaaatataaataaaaatggtatAATGATTATTTACACACTTTCAATAACATTATATATTTTCTGTTGTTATGGTAGTGTGTGTTTGATACTGTTCTATTATCTGGGTAGACTCCAAAAaggggcctagacagagaaggagagTTTATCTTTTTTTGAGAGGCGGGGGGGAAttgaaggagaaaaaccatttcccccattttcgctggttattccctccccctttcccatatcataaacgatAGTTGTTTCGACGATTGGGGAAATggatggggggaataacaggaaaacggggAAATAGTTTAACTTCTTCAACTCCCTTTCCCCTGTAAAAtggattttccttctctctctattcccccttgtggcctccgcctCTGTAATGGAACAGTACTATTTGTTTGTCACCGAAAGTGTTGAATGGAGAGAGTTGACTTTACTAAAAATGGCTTTTACGCCAAGCACGTTTTAAGAGTTCTAATTACTTTTACTCAGAAGATTTCAATTCTAGTCCCCCCCTGCATCCCATCCAAATAAAATTAGCTTAAATAGCTAGGTTATCATTTCTGTAGCACTTTTCAAAAACCCCAGAACCAtccttttgttatttttaacttcagatgtgttttaaatatcTCATTACAGTATCAACAATCTAAGTGAAATAGTACATTAttagctgttttttaaaatcttccctTTTCTAGTGGtgaaaaaacaaaaagggaaaggcACAAGGGCATTTATAAACTGCTCAGAAATGATAGTAATAGAAACAATCTTGCCAACATTTTAGCTATTCTGGGTTATGTTCTTATTACTGGCTAAATCAGTTTGATGTGTGATGGGACACTCAACATCTGAGTTGTCATATTGACAGTGCTAGACCTCCTCCTGTGCTTTCTACAAAACAGATATCTacacattttacagatgaatGTTTTTCATTGAATATGGGGACTGCTGGCAGAAAAGCATTCCCTGTTTAAATTCTGAGTATCAGACAGCTTGTTAAAGACACAGGGGAATGGCTAGGAGAAAAAAGGATATCAGTGCCTTGGTATTGTAAGATATTTACAATTGTTTCCACTACACAATTGTATTACTGTGATTTCACTTTGTCATACTTCCATCCTAAGgaatcctggaatatggactTTACAGAAGGGTTAGAGAGcactaatgcctcaccaaactacaaacataCAGAATAATTTGTGGCATTATAAAGGTAtgattatgtagtgtgaaagcaCATGGATGAAATCAAAAGAATGCCAAATATCTAAGTTGTGGCTTAGTATAGTTTTGACATTTCATCTTGTCCAGGGAGAGAAAGGGTTCatttgtagaaataatgcagtttgataccactttagttgccatggctcagtactatggaatcctgggacttataATTCAGTGAAGAACCCAatgtttttggcagagaagagtaaTGATcctataaaactacaaatccataaTTCCATGCACAAAATCTGGACATTTGCATTTAGTCCAGAAGCAAACCTTAACAAATGAAGTCTTTGtgctatatctacactgtaggtttaattcagtttgataccactttaactgctatggctcaatactatggaatgatggaagttgtagttttacaggatcTTTACTCtttgccaaaaacatctggttccTCATTGAATTATAAGTGCCTGGATTCCCTAGCAcagagccatggcaactaaagtggtatcaaactacattaaaccTACAGCGTAGATATAGCAAAGACTTCATTTGTTAAGGTTTGCTTCTGGACTAAAAGCAAATGTACAGATTTTGTGCATTCTCTAGAAAAAATGCTATTCACACACCAGCAAGCAATATCATTGAGATGCAGACATCCATCAAGAAACACTGTCAATATATTAAACCATGGAGCCCACTTACCTCTGGACATGCATTCCAGCCCCGGATTAACAGTGAGGAAATTGGCTTGGGAATTGAATAGCCTATTGGAGGTCTGATGTGATGGTAAGCCATATCTGCTGCAGCAGCAGCTGTAAATTAAAATAAGAATAACTTCATTAGAATAGGATAATGAAGTTGTCTTTGGTACATTACTCCTAAAGTAGGTacgtattatacagtagagtctcacttgtccaacataaacgggctggcagaatgttggataagcgaaaatgttggataataaggaggcattaaggaaaagcctattaaacatcaaattaggttatgattttataaattaagcaccaaaacatcatgttatacaacaaatttgacagaaaaagtagttcaatacgcagtaatgctatgtagtaattactgtatttacgaatttagcacccaaatatcacgatgtattgaaaacattgactacaaaaatgcgttggataatctagaatgttggatgagtgttggataaatgagactctactgtaagtctaAATATAATATAGTGGTTGTTGTTGGCTTTCATGTGAGGGGGTTAATAATACCCCCAGTTTTAACCCAGATTTTAAAGGCACTATCCAAAGATCTTGAAATGTACCACCAAGGTAGGTTTAACACTTTGAATAGCTTCTTTAAAGTAAGTATTATGGATCTTCCTTGCTGGATCTCTTGTTGTGGCAGTGTACACAGTAGACCCTTGATATCTACTGGGTTAGGACTCCTGTAGATACCAAATTCAGTGGATGCTCAATAGGCTTGTGAATGTGACTGGAGGGTGATCCATTTTGGTATCTGAATTTCGTTGGGTATCCAGATGTGTTTTCGGGAGCCTCCCGAAAATTGGCTAAtggaaaaatctttttttttgtgCTGACAGCCAAAAGACACAGGAAGATCTGGCTCATTGGCAGCAAGGGGGAACTTACGTGGCTCCCCTTTccgttcctgggaccctttccttttttcctttcaaggGGACCTGGGTTTGACCAACGGgattaaggaagcacccttcctacgccccttttctttcttcctttcaagggagcctgggtttgaggaataGGGTTAAAGAAACAcacttcctgggacccttttctttcttcttttcaagggagtctgggtttgagcaacaGGGTTAAGTAAGCATGCACCGCCCTTGCCATTTCTGCCACCTGGAGAAGCCGAAGAAGCCAAAGAAAAACAGCTAAAGCAGATCCATGAACAAGTCTAATGTTCAAGTACCatcatatacaatggcataataaaaagaATGTCTCTTATATAGAagtgcaaaatcaaggtttggctTTTGGAATTTCTTTAGGGGGGGGATTGTATACAGAGGGCTGATTGTATCcctttgaactacaattccagaaAGATCAATGGACTTCAGTCCCACAGAAGCTATTCTAAATCATGCTCATTACAGAGAGAATGATTAAGCAGCTTTCAGTAATGATCTGAATCATAACCATTCACTACATATAAAAATGGCTGTCAGAATTCCTAAATAAATTAATGTTGCTTTTGTTTAATATAGGATGAGCAGTTCTCTGAGAAACTATTTACCTTTTTAATACAGCATGAATTTATTTAGGAAGAGCTAACCATAGAACTGGCATCATTAACTGCGTGTACCATGTTTTAAACAACCCTTGTTTCTGAATGTCCACATCTAtaataaaagaaaagagaagcttggattttatttttcttccctttgATTGGGGAGAGTGATATAGTTTGGATATTTTTATTCACACATTTAAATGTTTCACTGAAGATGTCCTTTTCACAGAAGAATTAAGATCAAAGCAGTTTGAGGATGAGAGAGCGGCAAAACAGTTTCCCTATGATGTTCCTATAATGGCTTCATTTTTATTCTAAAGTAGTTGCTCATAAAGTACCATGGAATCTTAAGAATGAAGCTAGTCCACAAATGCCATCTGTCTCAATGTTATGACAGAGGTAGGCTGCAGGTAATCCTAGGTAAATTATCAGTTAATCATAGTAAATTACATCTAGTTAATCTTAATGGGTAAGCTTGCAAGTCTCTAACGAAAATAAATATAGCACTTAACCTTCTGTTACAAAGAAGCTAGAAATTAATTTATATGCGAGCAGCAAGCTTCatgctttaaaaatgtacacAAGCAGTATGCTTCACAATTGAAACCAAGTAGATCATTCAGCTTGGTTTAGCTGGTTTAGTTCGAATCTATTTCTGCtactcctaggccccttctatactgccatataatccaaattattaaaacagataatgtagattatctgtggatttgaactgg contains:
- the LOC134298354 gene encoding leucine-rich repeat-containing protein 53-like: MQAKLEGHSSRQNDQCGLLARNKSISPQLDNFLICKYTDCDKFQDYLTAGKENQGKNLRLEKEQSEVKRRRAVACFTNDEEVPLSPAMKRMYQPKCVSFYVPDQVTVKREDVKTRGLNEKRSLEDKPQHKSIQRSPSTTLERRLLNNSEAKDKGRQSFPTPLVPEEKEAEFTLKHKRKTKGQDSLMVKLNLHPFRKARIHPEEPIKENTDECPHCQHLQLPHISKKEEANKKRKRKSDHSVASLEISGNSKQIIYSAVAAGEMAGKTDENAVASISDPHSKNISAMKITEGTSSSKHSQTLSCGSRSPTFSPNGTSGMTVSITALSSNHSPNISQNAANNIPTSVNSKKEDAIETEVMPFHQNEAKEEDCSFSSSLFSLAENCGFQNSGNEDNLKPQEIVDNVVQNMNLEQLNQEQLKRQDESLTVKDEMEGHKRTGESEPLKGDLVNRASHSSGEKTPSNGHWVSLSREEDKSRVNPPVHVSSAIFNFQANEFLTNREEIKILHRDKDMEECGTKELKTAFKSENVELTKMFVPNTSVDPLGLEKELLTENEWENNKYNTLLQNTVKVTIISNKSSVPSSPETRNTHMDNNVNPEMKNNVCIVNKKNLQEVPDNQLDEGISKYKEGKMPPATCQEDSLLPQFKDVSYEEQNETSLLTCNTNKAEVSIPQPTLSTTYTDYDKESPLQMEQRKANISNNTHPSLVLFKDKKPFSI